From one Tautonia marina genomic stretch:
- a CDS encoding PVC-type heme-binding CxxCH protein, whose product MQRRSGVLGWVAGPAMAVLAAIALVQAGPIPQADAPDAWRNVPIPDTWKEPPRVRPAEGTSSGRDGFAWYRASVLVPNDWKGRSLELHVEPVDDARAAFINGVQVGAAGTFPPNYRSGLGESGRYRIPEGVVQPGQVNVIAVRVYYSDGRSNFAVAAPTLFDAEGGEAIKMEGPWEYRAGDDPSWALGPVLSSDASYNRVDQFDDLDSYLRLRKGDTAPLAPEVAREAFEVAEGLAVDLAVADPIIAQPLQVSFDERGRMWVVEYRQYPEPAGLTMVSRDKFLRTVYDRTPLPPPHGTPGIDRISIHEDTDGDGQYDQHSVFLDNLNLATSIARGRGGVWVLNPPYLLFYPDRDGDDVPDGDPEVHLEGFGLEDSHSIASNLCWGPDGWLYGAQGSTVTGRIRRPGDPDEAIVHSMGQLIWRYHPETRRYEIFAEGGGNTHGVELDAHGRVYSGHNGGDTRGFHYVQGGYYQKGFTKHGALSNPYTFGYFLPMAHHSVPRFTHNFVFAEGGALPEPYRGKLFGVEPLQGQIVMSDVTPNGSTFQSKDLDRPLTTEDPWFRPVAITLGPDGALYISDMYEQRIDHSSHYAGRVDKTNGRVYRLRAADAPPGRFPGEIEPRVPFNLAELSGEELIGVLDHPNRWFRREALRLLGDRRDESLIPGLRSQLREGGAEDRSLELLWALNLCGGLDESTGIALIDHPDPYVRAWTVRLMCDDFEVGDDLANALADLASREPYVEVRSQLACSARRLPANQALPIVRALLTRAEDATDPHLPLLLWWAIETKIGEDPDAILALFKEPGLWDETIVAQTITERLMRRFAQAGSRADLVACASLLEQAPTKGHAKLLMNGFEAAFEGRSLSVLPDRLVQAIAASGGGSLPLRVRQGDDQAVAEALRLIANPDTDQAIRLELIRTIGEIRERRGLPTLLDIASTEGPDAIRAAAISALRPFDSPEIAQTLIRLHDQFPPEAREAAQAVLAARRSFASAFLDALASGTMDRNLVPESTVRSILLLDDPELAASVREVWGDIETASAEQFRGEFERLEGLLASGTGNPYTGKELYLEHCGKCHTLFDEGGDVGPNLTSYQRDDLRSMLVAVADPSSEIREGYETYLALLLDGRIATGFLVAEDDRVVVLRGADGRNEILLRDEIEEFKGVPQSVMPTGLLDPLSDQQVRDLFAYLRSTQPLAN is encoded by the coding sequence ATGCAGAGACGATCTGGAGTGCTCGGGTGGGTTGCGGGCCCTGCGATGGCGGTCCTGGCCGCAATCGCCCTGGTCCAGGCAGGACCGATTCCTCAAGCCGATGCGCCCGACGCCTGGCGAAACGTTCCCATCCCCGACACCTGGAAGGAACCGCCTCGCGTGCGCCCTGCCGAGGGAACCAGCTCGGGCCGGGACGGCTTCGCCTGGTATCGTGCCTCGGTCCTGGTTCCGAACGACTGGAAGGGGCGATCGCTCGAACTGCACGTCGAGCCGGTCGACGACGCCCGCGCGGCCTTCATCAATGGCGTGCAGGTCGGGGCGGCGGGAACCTTTCCGCCGAATTATCGGAGCGGCCTTGGGGAATCGGGCCGTTACCGGATTCCCGAAGGAGTGGTTCAGCCCGGCCAGGTGAACGTGATCGCCGTCCGAGTCTACTACTCCGATGGCCGAAGTAACTTCGCGGTGGCCGCCCCCACGCTTTTTGACGCCGAAGGGGGCGAGGCGATCAAGATGGAAGGCCCCTGGGAGTACCGGGCCGGTGATGATCCCTCCTGGGCGCTTGGGCCCGTCCTGAGCAGTGACGCCTCGTACAACCGCGTCGATCAATTCGACGATCTTGACTCCTATCTCCGCCTTCGCAAAGGGGATACGGCGCCGCTTGCTCCCGAGGTCGCGCGAGAGGCCTTCGAGGTGGCCGAGGGGCTTGCGGTCGATCTGGCGGTGGCTGATCCGATCATCGCGCAGCCGCTTCAGGTGTCGTTCGACGAGCGAGGCCGGATGTGGGTGGTCGAGTATCGCCAGTATCCCGAGCCGGCCGGCCTGACGATGGTGAGCCGCGATAAGTTCCTGCGAACGGTTTACGACCGGACCCCGTTGCCTCCTCCGCACGGCACGCCGGGCATCGACCGCATCTCGATCCACGAAGACACGGACGGCGACGGCCAGTACGACCAGCACTCCGTCTTCCTCGACAACCTGAACCTTGCCACGTCGATCGCCCGGGGACGCGGAGGGGTCTGGGTGCTCAATCCCCCTTACTTGCTGTTCTACCCTGACCGAGACGGCGACGACGTGCCCGACGGCGACCCAGAAGTCCACCTGGAGGGCTTCGGTCTGGAAGATAGCCACTCCATCGCCAGTAACCTTTGCTGGGGTCCCGACGGCTGGCTCTACGGAGCGCAGGGGAGCACCGTCACCGGTCGCATTCGACGACCCGGAGATCCGGACGAGGCGATCGTTCACTCGATGGGCCAGCTCATCTGGCGCTATCATCCCGAAACCAGACGCTATGAGATCTTCGCCGAGGGCGGCGGCAACACCCACGGGGTCGAGCTCGACGCCCACGGTCGGGTTTACTCCGGTCACAACGGCGGCGACACGAGAGGCTTCCATTACGTCCAGGGGGGGTACTACCAGAAAGGGTTCACCAAGCACGGGGCCCTCTCGAACCCTTACACGTTCGGTTACTTCCTGCCGATGGCGCACCACAGCGTCCCGCGCTTCACCCACAACTTCGTGTTCGCCGAAGGGGGGGCCTTGCCGGAGCCCTATCGGGGCAAGCTGTTCGGTGTCGAGCCGCTCCAGGGGCAAATCGTGATGAGCGACGTCACGCCCAACGGCTCGACCTTCCAATCGAAGGACCTTGACCGTCCCCTGACGACCGAAGACCCCTGGTTCCGCCCCGTCGCAATCACGCTTGGTCCGGATGGCGCGCTCTACATCTCCGACATGTATGAACAGCGGATCGACCACAGCAGCCACTACGCCGGCCGGGTCGACAAGACGAACGGACGGGTCTACCGCCTTCGGGCCGCCGACGCACCTCCCGGCCGGTTTCCCGGCGAGATCGAGCCGCGCGTTCCGTTCAACCTCGCAGAACTGTCAGGGGAGGAACTGATCGGTGTGCTCGACCACCCCAACCGTTGGTTCCGTCGCGAGGCGTTACGCCTCCTCGGCGATCGAAGGGATGAATCCTTGATCCCCGGTCTTCGATCTCAGTTGCGTGAGGGTGGGGCGGAGGACCGTTCGCTGGAATTGCTTTGGGCTTTGAATCTGTGCGGGGGCCTCGACGAGTCCACGGGGATCGCCTTGATCGACCACCCGGACCCCTACGTTCGGGCCTGGACCGTTCGCCTGATGTGCGACGATTTCGAGGTCGGGGATGACCTGGCCAATGCCCTGGCGGATCTGGCCAGCCGGGAGCCTTATGTTGAGGTCCGCAGCCAACTTGCCTGTTCTGCCCGACGCCTTCCGGCGAATCAGGCGCTGCCGATCGTTCGAGCCCTCCTGACACGGGCCGAGGACGCCACGGACCCCCACCTCCCACTCTTGCTCTGGTGGGCCATCGAAACGAAGATCGGCGAGGACCCTGACGCGATTCTTGCCCTGTTCAAGGAACCCGGACTCTGGGACGAGACGATCGTTGCTCAAACGATCACGGAACGTCTGATGCGACGCTTTGCCCAGGCAGGATCGCGGGCTGATCTCGTCGCCTGCGCCAGCTTGCTGGAACAAGCCCCAACGAAGGGCCATGCCAAACTGCTGATGAACGGATTCGAGGCGGCGTTCGAGGGGCGATCTCTGTCCGTATTGCCGGATCGACTCGTCCAGGCAATTGCGGCCTCGGGAGGAGGCTCACTCCCCCTCCGCGTTCGCCAGGGAGACGATCAAGCAGTGGCCGAGGCTCTTCGGCTCATCGCGAATCCCGACACCGACCAGGCGATTCGCCTGGAGTTGATCCGAACAATCGGAGAGATCCGTGAGCGCCGAGGACTGCCAACCCTTCTGGACATCGCCTCGACCGAAGGCCCCGATGCGATTCGAGCCGCCGCGATCTCGGCGTTGAGACCGTTCGACTCCCCAGAAATCGCTCAGACCCTGATTCGATTGCACGACCAGTTCCCACCAGAGGCCCGCGAGGCCGCTCAGGCCGTGCTTGCTGCCCGACGCAGCTTCGCATCCGCATTTCTTGACGCGCTTGCGTCGGGCACGATGGATCGAAACCTCGTCCCTGAATCGACGGTCCGATCCATCCTCCTGCTGGACGACCCCGAGCTGGCCGCGTCCGTCCGAGAGGTCTGGGGAGACATCGAAACCGCCTCGGCCGAGCAATTCCGAGGCGAATTCGAACGGCTTGAGGGGCTGCTTGCCTCGGGGACCGGAAACCCTTACACGGGCAAGGAACTGTACCTCGAGCATTGCGGCAAGTGTCACACGCTGTTCGACGAAGGGGGCGATGTCGGCCCGAACCTCACGAGTTATCAACGCGACGATCTCCGATCGATGCTGGTAGCCGTGGCCGACCCGAGCTCAGAAATCCGAGAGGGTTACGAAACGTATCTCGCGCTCTTGCTCGACGGCCGAATCGCGACCGGTTTCCTGGTGGCCGAAGATGATCGCGTCGTCGTCCTTCGAGGGGCCGACGGGCGAAACGAAATCCTGCTTCGAGACGAAATCGAGGAGTTCAAGGGTGTCCCGCAATCGGTGATGCCGACAGGTCTGCTCGATCCCCTCTCCGATCAGCAAGTTCGCGACCTGTTCGCCTACCTGCGCAGCACTCAGCCACTCGCCAATTAG
- a CDS encoding FG-GAP repeat domain-containing protein has translation MSLLHRILPRRRTQASARSPKSSLKRRGDFHVEGLEPRVLLDANSGLVRFDIIEEPANVDWPKMRQGAPTIPLSRMMVTDVDGSLSRVNDVDVVRVELKAGEILIASLNDFNTNDRDIGTYRLRLLNASGSELASESFRVKHNPYRTTVVKTSGPGSANVAFQNSGMSIVHAVEQSGAYYVELADVSGLGRNGHEYSLGLRAIGLNGGASEKGYLNTPATNHVFAFLQDDVLQFAGPIGIGFGLRGDWTQTIETSDEGVSSRYESEGLVYLQSAAGEIPIPIPPGLGFSVTTVPHPWGDHFGEIDEIDWTAQLGPIALAKPLTEALGFRLDSAFGSVTGNRNSYGLKLGRDPLVKETRAPVNANIPYIFFHENRGLSMNFGGFEAKGSLGYSWSIVTDPSDVFIYAGVRGIPTPLGELALAGSVNGNIPYSPFARPTAYNGRIFGHIYIQADVDLTKLVGQPVSVNGELVIDFDADDDGQLLGGAFDQPSSFVSAGFDPAAFGSSATSALGDLAIGANAEIRVGLKFGNSSSGNQGGGGSGSGSDLVDLSMPIGEGSLIYDPSENGLFIRAGSSNPFKGTFIEPFLPISRVVADGYILRDGTFRLAFDTNLRVLGYNLSNARVTIYNTSSSSGVRATARASILGGTASLTGQVASSGDFKFTGRVDVNLAGILTGNAAVEFSNIAGKTTFLAYLRAEASTTIAGQPFGGRLTTLLSIGLRGGQLTFDGSVQADLLLGPFTISAGLRIYDNGNEFGIEIALPGQDVISDLVGGIVEFFGFPNPEIPKTIRIAFPRGQRSPAGIPNIPPPLPAPLPLPVRNAKPGDFDGDGLADFGVYGLNPQGVPQFSVALSGSGSFTLPFGGPDDLPIIGDFDGDGVLDFGVYGFSPNDGYSRVAILLSGGGVINQPFGGREDLPVIGDFDGDGTTDIGVYGFSPNEGFSRFAVLLSDGGVINRGFGGRLDVPVAGDFDGDGKTDLAVYGFSPNNGFSRFAVLPSSGAPAITQGFGGFNDLPIAADFSGDGKTDFAVHGFSPADGYSRFAVLPSDRSSSIKQPFGAPGMVPLPPSSSAFLSARSHGTFGQASARSTAASDPAPVFSTSGRSRRLATPVIAVEPIIPAARGMASPVNSATTAASSHSVPLSGRARIAQHVDSGLLSLWSEEEPNEQDRDRLGSRLLGRFGWWNERMDLEG, from the coding sequence ATGAGTCTTCTCCATCGAATCCTCCCACGCCGCCGAACGCAGGCTTCGGCAAGGTCTCCAAAGTCATCGCTCAAGCGACGGGGCGACTTCCACGTCGAGGGCCTGGAACCGCGGGTCCTGCTCGACGCCAATTCGGGGCTTGTCCGATTCGACATCATTGAAGAACCGGCGAATGTCGACTGGCCAAAAATGCGTCAGGGGGCGCCAACCATCCCCCTGTCTCGGATGATGGTGACCGACGTGGACGGCTCGCTCAGTCGGGTCAACGATGTGGACGTCGTTCGTGTCGAGTTGAAGGCCGGGGAGATCTTGATTGCCTCGCTCAACGATTTTAATACGAATGACAGAGATATCGGCACCTATCGCCTTCGATTGCTGAATGCGTCGGGCTCGGAGCTTGCGAGCGAGTCGTTCCGGGTCAAGCATAACCCATATCGCACTACGGTGGTGAAGACATCAGGTCCGGGGAGCGCCAATGTTGCGTTTCAGAACTCGGGCATGTCGATCGTGCATGCGGTCGAGCAGTCGGGAGCCTATTACGTCGAACTGGCCGATGTCTCGGGCCTTGGCCGCAACGGGCACGAGTATTCGCTTGGCCTCCGGGCAATCGGCCTGAATGGCGGGGCCTCTGAGAAGGGGTATCTGAACACACCGGCCACGAATCATGTCTTCGCGTTCCTGCAAGATGACGTCTTGCAGTTCGCAGGGCCGATCGGTATTGGGTTCGGCCTCCGGGGCGACTGGACGCAGACGATCGAGACCAGCGACGAGGGTGTGTCATCCCGCTATGAGTCTGAAGGGCTCGTGTACCTTCAGTCGGCCGCCGGGGAAATTCCGATCCCGATTCCTCCGGGCCTCGGGTTCTCGGTGACCACAGTCCCACACCCCTGGGGCGACCATTTCGGCGAGATCGACGAGATCGACTGGACCGCACAACTTGGCCCGATCGCGCTGGCGAAACCCTTGACTGAGGCGCTCGGCTTCCGGCTCGACTCGGCCTTCGGATCGGTCACCGGCAACCGCAATAGCTATGGACTGAAGCTTGGACGGGATCCCCTGGTCAAGGAAACCAGGGCTCCGGTCAATGCGAACATCCCCTACATCTTCTTCCATGAGAACCGGGGGCTGTCGATGAATTTCGGCGGGTTCGAGGCGAAGGGGAGCCTCGGCTACAGTTGGTCGATTGTCACCGATCCTTCCGACGTCTTCATCTACGCCGGAGTCCGCGGAATTCCGACGCCTCTCGGCGAACTGGCGCTGGCCGGCTCGGTCAACGGGAACATCCCGTACTCGCCGTTTGCGAGGCCGACGGCGTACAACGGCAGGATCTTTGGCCACATCTATATCCAGGCGGACGTCGACCTCACCAAGCTCGTCGGCCAGCCGGTCAGCGTTAACGGCGAGTTGGTGATCGACTTCGATGCTGACGACGACGGCCAACTCCTCGGCGGGGCCTTCGACCAGCCCTCGTCGTTCGTTTCCGCCGGGTTCGATCCCGCCGCGTTCGGATCCTCGGCCACCTCGGCGCTGGGCGACCTGGCGATTGGGGCGAACGCCGAGATCCGGGTCGGCCTGAAGTTCGGCAACTCGTCGTCGGGAAACCAGGGAGGAGGCGGGTCCGGGTCGGGATCCGATCTGGTCGATCTGAGCATGCCGATTGGTGAAGGCTCGTTGATTTATGACCCGAGCGAGAACGGCCTCTTCATCCGGGCGGGATCGTCCAACCCGTTCAAGGGAACCTTCATCGAGCCCTTCCTGCCGATCTCCCGGGTCGTCGCCGACGGCTACATCTTGCGGGACGGGACGTTCCGCCTGGCGTTCGACACGAATCTCCGGGTCCTGGGCTACAACCTCTCGAACGCCCGGGTCACAATCTATAACACGTCATCATCCTCGGGGGTCCGGGCGACGGCCCGGGCGAGCATCCTCGGGGGCACGGCCAGCCTCACTGGGCAGGTTGCGTCGAGCGGGGACTTCAAGTTCACGGGAAGGGTCGACGTCAACCTCGCCGGGATTCTCACCGGCAATGCGGCGGTCGAATTCTCAAACATCGCGGGGAAGACCACATTCCTGGCGTATCTCCGCGCGGAGGCGTCGACGACCATCGCCGGGCAGCCGTTTGGCGGGCGACTCACGACCCTGCTCTCGATCGGACTCCGGGGGGGCCAGCTCACCTTCGACGGCTCGGTGCAAGCCGATCTTTTGCTTGGCCCGTTCACCATCTCCGCAGGACTTCGCATCTATGACAACGGCAATGAATTCGGGATCGAGATCGCCCTGCCGGGCCAGGACGTGATCAGCGACCTTGTCGGCGGGATCGTCGAATTCTTCGGGTTCCCGAATCCTGAGATCCCGAAGACGATCCGGATTGCCTTCCCCAGAGGCCAGCGGAGCCCCGCCGGAATCCCCAACATCCCCCCTCCTCTGCCTGCTCCTCTCCCATTGCCTGTCAGGAACGCGAAGCCGGGCGATTTCGACGGCGATGGCCTGGCCGATTTCGGCGTCTACGGATTGAACCCCCAGGGGGTGCCGCAATTCAGCGTCGCACTGTCAGGCAGTGGCTCGTTCACGCTCCCCTTCGGAGGGCCGGACGATTTGCCCATCATCGGCGACTTCGACGGCGATGGCGTTCTCGACTTCGGCGTCTACGGCTTCAGTCCCAACGACGGATATAGCCGTGTGGCTATCCTGCTGTCGGGAGGCGGCGTGATCAACCAGCCGTTCGGCGGGCGCGAGGATTTGCCCGTCATCGGTGACTTCGACGGCGACGGCACCACCGACATTGGCGTCTACGGCTTCAGCCCCAACGAGGGGTTCAGCCGGTTCGCCGTCCTCCTCTCCGACGGTGGCGTGATCAACCGAGGGTTCGGGGGCCGGCTCGATGTGCCGGTCGCCGGGGACTTCGATGGCGACGGCAAGACGGACCTGGCAGTCTATGGCTTCAGCCCCAACAACGGCTTCAGTCGATTCGCAGTCTTGCCCTCAAGCGGTGCACCAGCCATCACTCAGGGGTTTGGCGGGTTTAATGATCTGCCGATCGCGGCGGACTTCTCCGGAGATGGAAAAACCGACTTCGCCGTTCACGGCTTCAGTCCGGCCGATGGCTACAGCCGGTTCGCCGTGTTGCCCTCCGACCGATCGTCGAGTATCAAGCAACCCTTCGGCGCGCCGGGAATGGTCCCGTTGCCGCCCTCCTCATCGGCCTTTCTCTCAGCCCGGTCACACGGAACCTTCGGCCAGGCGAGCGCACGATCAACGGCTGCGAGCGATCCTGCTCCGGTCTTCTCCACATCCGGCCGGTCGCGGAGGCTGGCGACTCCCGTGATTGCGGTCGAGCCGATCATTCCGGCGGCTCGCGGCATGGCCTCGCCGGTGAATTCCGCGACAACGGCGGCATCCAGCCACTCCGTCCCCCTTTCGGGCAGGGCGAGGATTGCTCAGCACGTCGATTCCGGGTTGCTCTCCCTTTGGAGCGAGGAGGAACCGAACGAGCAAGATCGAGACCGCCTGGGCTCTCGATTGCTCGGTCGCTTCGGATGGTGGAACGAACGGATGGACCTTGAGGGCTGA
- a CDS encoding ECF-type sigma factor, whose protein sequence is MEITSETITTLLARIESGDNEARDALLTVAYDELKLLAADLMRGERAGHTLQPTALLHEAMLRVQHHRQIGQGRGRSYFFAVMVGAMRRVLVDHARARQAARRGGTNAQRVPLDAIVDAVEQDQHLDLIDLDDALQRLASWNPRQAEVVTLRYFGGWTIAEIANHLLCSVSLIEKDWRLARAWLARQLGDGES, encoded by the coding sequence ATGGAAATCACGTCGGAGACCATCACCACGTTGCTTGCCCGCATCGAATCGGGTGACAACGAGGCGCGCGATGCCCTCCTGACGGTCGCCTATGACGAGTTGAAGCTTCTCGCCGCCGATCTGATGCGGGGCGAACGGGCCGGGCACACGCTCCAGCCGACCGCCTTGCTGCACGAAGCAATGCTCCGGGTGCAGCACCATCGCCAGATCGGCCAGGGCAGGGGGCGGTCGTACTTCTTCGCCGTGATGGTCGGGGCGATGCGCCGGGTGCTCGTCGATCACGCCCGAGCCCGGCAGGCCGCTCGACGAGGTGGGACCAATGCTCAGCGGGTCCCCCTCGATGCCATCGTCGATGCCGTCGAGCAGGATCAGCACCTCGACCTCATCGACCTGGACGATGCCCTCCAGCGGCTCGCTTCCTGGAACCCTCGACAGGCCGAGGTCGTCACCCTTCGCTACTTCGGTGGCTGGACCATCGCGGAAATTGCGAATCACTTGCTCTGTTCGGTTTCCCTGATCGAGAAAGACTGGCGGCTCGCTCGCGCCTGGCTTGCTCGACAACTGGGCGATGGTGAGTCATGA